The Hoplias malabaricus isolate fHopMal1 chromosome 9, fHopMal1.hap1, whole genome shotgun sequence genome contains a region encoding:
- the myoz2a gene encoding myozenin-2a, with translation MSQQFIMTTRERKMQAAAICREIHGTNGAEMDLGRKAKAPKEIMLEELSLASNRGSRLFKMRQKRSEKYTFESIQNRANVQINSGVNPSVPGTDTTHMENNVNGVEVDQSTNALDSCTNPDSIAPGYGGPLKGVPAEKFNSTAIPRSYFSPWEQALSSNPSLIDTLHVQMPEPRPEIPEYKSFNRVATPFGGFGKAPKVPVKPLEVDVVPGMPSLPSPVPPADPAPTRPSFNRTALGWVAESVPLVLSSASLEPMSSEPMMFVPESDEL, from the exons ATGTCCCAACAATTCATTATGACAACAAGGGAGAGGAAGATGCAGGCGGCAGCCATTTGCAGAGAAATTCATGGCACTAACG GGGCAGAGATGGATCTGGGGCGGAAGGCGAAGGCTCCCAAAGAGATCATGCTGGAGGAGCTCTCCTTGGCTTCCAACAGAGGATCTCGTCTTTTCAAGATGCGTCAGAAACGTTCAGAGAAATATACGTTTGAGAGCATTCAGAACCGAGCTAATGTTCAGATCAAT AGTGGTGTGAATCCTTCTGTGCCAGGAACAGACACCACACATATGGAAAACAATGTTAATGGGGTGGAGGTTGACCAGTCTACAAATGCACTTGATTCATGCACCAATCCTGACTCTATAGCTCCAG GTTATGGAGGTCCACTGAAGGGCGTTCCAGCAGAGAAGTTTAACTCTACAGCCATTCCTAGATCCTACTTCTCTCCCTGGGAGCAGGCCCTCAGCAGTAATCCTTCTCTAATTGACACACTGCATGTACAGATGCCTGAGCCTAGACCTGAAATACCAGAGTACAAGAGCTTTAACCG GGTGGCCACTCCATTTGGTGGATTCGGAAAAGCACCTAAAGTCCCAGTGAAGCCACTTGAGGTGGACGTGGTCCCAGGCATGCCCAGCCTGCCAAGCCCAGTGCCTCCAGCTGACCCAGCGCCCACTCGACCCTCCTTCAACAGGACAGCTCTAGGCTGGGTGGCTGAGAGTGTCCCTCTAGTCCTCTCCTCTGCCAGCCTGGAGCCCATGTCGTCCGAGCCAATGATGTTCGTCCCTGAATCTGATGAGCTCTGA